In Rhodococcus sp. NBC_00297, the following are encoded in one genomic region:
- a CDS encoding isocitrate/isopropylmalate dehydrogenase family protein: protein MTQYEIAVIPGDGIGTEVVEAAMAVLKHCETSRGIDLNYTFHDFSADLYRRTGRRMTEADMDEIGKADAVLFGAMGLPDVRDANGLELGAQVDMRAHYGLFSSLRPVRLHAGVHSPVKADHIDMLVIRETSEGMFAGLSDFHEPSDDEASDRMTITRRTCEKLFGVAFDQARARHTRGTPGHVTLLHKSNALRSNVLMEKVFDEVAAENPDVATAKLYIDAGSMLMVTEPERFDVVVTENIFGDIVSEIAAGLVGGLGVAPSADISRERGVFQPSHGSAPDIAGKGIANPIAMILSAAMMLQWIGEKNDDGRCLSAARDIDDAVESTLASGPLARDLGGTASTQEVVDAVIGALPR from the coding sequence GTGACTCAGTACGAAATCGCCGTCATCCCGGGCGATGGCATCGGGACCGAAGTCGTCGAGGCCGCAATGGCGGTGCTGAAGCATTGCGAGACCTCCCGCGGGATAGATCTGAACTACACCTTTCATGATTTCAGTGCGGACCTCTACCGTCGCACCGGTCGTAGAATGACCGAAGCCGACATGGACGAGATCGGAAAAGCGGACGCAGTCCTGTTCGGCGCGATGGGATTGCCGGATGTGCGCGATGCGAACGGGCTCGAACTCGGTGCGCAGGTCGACATGCGTGCGCACTACGGGCTGTTCTCGAGCCTCCGTCCGGTTCGTCTCCACGCGGGAGTCCACAGCCCAGTGAAGGCAGACCACATCGACATGCTCGTCATTCGGGAGACATCGGAAGGTATGTTCGCCGGCTTGTCCGATTTCCACGAGCCGAGCGACGATGAAGCAAGTGACCGCATGACCATCACACGGCGAACATGCGAGAAACTGTTCGGCGTGGCATTCGACCAGGCCCGAGCACGCCACACTCGGGGCACACCGGGGCACGTGACGTTGTTGCACAAGTCGAACGCCCTGCGCAGCAACGTCCTGATGGAAAAAGTGTTCGACGAGGTCGCCGCCGAGAACCCCGACGTGGCGACCGCGAAGTTGTACATCGACGCCGGATCCATGCTCATGGTCACCGAACCGGAGCGTTTCGATGTCGTGGTGACCGAGAACATCTTCGGAGACATCGTCTCGGAGATCGCGGCGGGCCTCGTCGGAGGACTCGGTGTCGCACCCTCTGCCGACATAAGTCGCGAGCGCGGGGTTTTTCAACCGTCACACGGTAGCGCGCCCGACATCGCGGGCAAAGGCATTGCCAATCCGATAGCGATGATTCTCTCCGCCGCGATGATGCTCCAGTGGATCGGCGAGAAGAACGACGACGGCCGCTGCCTGTCGGCCGCACGTGACATCGATGACGCCGTCGAATCGACGCTCGCGTCGGGCCCTCTGGCGAGGGACCTCGGCGGAACGGCGAGCACGCAGGAAGTAGTGGACGCAGTCATCGGCGCCCTACCCCGGTAG
- a CDS encoding CaiB/BaiF CoA transferase family protein gives MQSPDDHRESPSDEETGNGPLHGFRVIELGNFIAAPFASRLFADFGAEVVKIERPDGGDELRGWRRHRGTTSMMFRTIARNKQSVTIDLREDAGRDLALRLIETADVVVENFRPGTLERWGLGPDTLQERNPRLVMVRISGYGQTGPNRDRAGFGGVAEAFGGLRHVTGHPDRPSVRPAAPIGDVLAGLHGAVGALVMLLARERSGSDHSRPKVADVALHEAVFMAMESLIPDHDAYGIVRERTAGNLPGVVPGGVYNCSDGGVVIAGNSSGVFGRLMTAVGRPDLAADPDLADGNRRFHREAELDDAITAWTGKRTVAVAVKELGAAGVPVGEVYDAAQIASDAHFESRGMLQSLKVEIDAGVEEDIRFPGVVPRFDDRATVVRWAGPDLGRHTDEVLRAALHLDDRELEELRARKVI, from the coding sequence ATGCAGAGCCCTGACGACCATCGCGAATCACCCTCCGATGAGGAGACGGGGAATGGTCCACTGCACGGGTTCCGCGTCATCGAGCTCGGGAATTTCATCGCCGCACCGTTCGCCAGCCGTCTCTTCGCGGACTTCGGTGCCGAGGTCGTCAAGATCGAGCGGCCGGACGGCGGGGATGAGCTGCGAGGATGGCGGCGGCACAGGGGCACCACCTCGATGATGTTCCGCACGATCGCGCGGAACAAGCAGTCGGTGACAATCGACCTCCGGGAGGACGCGGGCCGGGATCTCGCGCTACGGCTGATCGAGACCGCAGATGTCGTCGTCGAGAACTTTCGGCCGGGGACGTTGGAACGGTGGGGATTGGGGCCGGACACGCTGCAGGAACGCAATCCTCGGCTCGTCATGGTTCGCATCTCCGGGTACGGCCAGACCGGTCCGAACCGTGACCGTGCCGGGTTCGGCGGTGTCGCGGAGGCCTTCGGCGGGCTTCGACACGTGACCGGACATCCCGACCGACCGTCTGTCCGGCCGGCCGCACCCATCGGAGACGTGCTGGCTGGTCTGCACGGGGCCGTCGGAGCGCTGGTGATGCTTCTCGCTCGTGAACGCTCTGGGTCTGACCACTCCCGCCCGAAGGTGGCAGACGTCGCACTGCACGAGGCCGTATTCATGGCCATGGAGAGCCTGATACCGGATCACGATGCCTACGGCATCGTCAGGGAACGCACGGCCGGGAACCTTCCGGGTGTGGTGCCCGGTGGGGTGTACAACTGTTCGGACGGAGGCGTGGTGATCGCCGGGAATTCCAGCGGCGTCTTCGGTCGGCTCATGACCGCAGTGGGCCGACCGGATCTCGCCGCTGATCCCGACCTGGCAGACGGCAATCGCCGGTTTCACCGCGAGGCCGAACTTGACGATGCCATCACCGCATGGACCGGAAAGCGAACCGTCGCAGTGGCTGTCAAAGAACTCGGCGCCGCCGGCGTACCGGTTGGCGAGGTCTACGACGCTGCGCAGATCGCGAGCGACGCCCACTTCGAGTCCCGCGGAATGCTGCAATCGCTGAAGGTGGAGATCGACGCCGGTGTCGAGGAGGACATTCGCTTCCCCGGTGTGGTCCCACGATTCGACGACCGGGCCACCGTGGTTCGGTGGGCAGGGCCGGATCTCGGACGTCACACCGACGAGGTGTTGCGCGCAGCGCTGCACCTAGACGATCGCGAACTCGAAGAGCTGCGCGCTCGAAAGGTCATCTGA
- a CDS encoding NAD(P)-dependent oxidoreductase: MSLKVLFLNPLPDYVDRIVSSAPAGFDVTIMSLDSGLSAMCAEAADADFIISGVNVPEAVFRAAEKVKFIQYMSSGYGQLPLDALNDLKVPVAQMKTHSISVAEHALTLILTVLRRIPASMQFMREGSWREDLDETSYSELYGKTVGIVGLGNIGRWVGKIVHQGFGADVVFYDNAEIPLTVSELIPARRVELKELMSMSDVVCLSVPLNAESDQMIGYEELAAMKSSGVLVNVGRGEVVDETALIELLRADRIAGAGLDVYASEPLSPTSELLQLDRVVCTPHMAGVGWENVQRRIAMVWHNFDTVLRGGTPSGVITATKRAPVDVRV, translated from the coding sequence ATGTCCCTGAAAGTTCTGTTTCTCAACCCCTTGCCGGACTACGTCGATCGCATCGTGAGCTCTGCACCGGCCGGCTTCGATGTGACGATCATGTCGTTGGACTCCGGTCTGTCGGCCATGTGTGCCGAGGCGGCTGACGCGGATTTCATCATCTCCGGCGTGAACGTTCCCGAAGCGGTGTTCCGCGCCGCCGAGAAGGTCAAATTCATTCAGTACATGAGTTCCGGTTACGGGCAACTCCCGCTCGATGCCCTCAATGATCTGAAGGTGCCGGTCGCCCAGATGAAGACCCACTCCATATCAGTGGCGGAACATGCACTGACGTTGATCTTGACTGTGTTGCGTCGAATACCTGCATCGATGCAGTTCATGCGGGAGGGGAGTTGGCGTGAAGATCTGGACGAGACGTCCTATTCCGAACTTTACGGTAAGACCGTCGGGATCGTGGGCCTCGGCAACATCGGCCGCTGGGTCGGAAAGATCGTGCACCAAGGTTTCGGGGCCGACGTCGTGTTCTACGACAATGCGGAGATCCCCCTGACAGTGTCCGAACTCATTCCGGCTCGCCGTGTCGAGCTGAAGGAACTGATGTCGATGTCCGACGTCGTCTGCCTCAGTGTTCCGTTGAACGCGGAGTCCGATCAGATGATCGGGTACGAGGAACTCGCCGCGATGAAGAGCAGTGGTGTGCTGGTCAATGTCGGGCGAGGGGAAGTCGTGGACGAGACCGCCCTGATCGAACTTCTCCGTGCGGACCGAATCGCCGGTGCCGGCCTCGACGTCTACGCGAGCGAGCCACTAAGCCCGACAAGTGAATTGCTTCAACTCGATCGAGTCGTGTGCACACCCCATATGGCCGGTGTGGGCTGGGAGAACGTGCAGAGGCGAATCGCCATGGTTTGGCACAACTTCGACACTGTGCTTCGTGGCGGAACGCCCAGTGGAGTCATCACCGCGACGAAACGAGCGCCCGTCGACGTCCGTGTGTGA
- a CDS encoding thiamine pyrophosphate-dependent enzyme → MFGIPGVQTYALFDALADAANQIELIGARHEQACAYMAMGYAQSTGALGVFSAVPGPGILNASAGLLTALGTSTPVLCLTSEIPSDYMGRGFGHVHEMPSQIATLRTVTKRSDNVMHPSHAKRILAQAIHAARSERPGPTVVAAPWDVLGREAPAAHVLPMALDNTAVDPVEIASAAELLAGSNRPVILVGGGAREASATIRALAEHLQAPVIAFRSGKGVVGESSPLSFTCADGYDQWRESDLVLTIGTKAELLWFRWPKKSHAVPSINIDIDPASHIRLEPTVGITADSDDAASALLTQLRSTTSPRVDRRSELAQYKRDKAIEIDAWLQPHRDYLAAIRRALPDDGFFVEEVSQIGFSSYFSFPVDEPRRFITCGHQSNLGFGFPTALGVKAGNRNSVVVSVTGDGGFQFSIQELATAVQYRLGVIVVVFDNGAFGNVKADQHRLFGREVGSTLHNPDFEALALAYGAHVARAETPDELERAIVTASASDLPTVIVVPMPLDSNVTPWRYLVPAPHDL, encoded by the coding sequence GTGTTCGGCATCCCGGGCGTGCAGACCTACGCGCTCTTCGATGCGCTCGCCGATGCAGCCAATCAAATCGAACTCATCGGTGCTCGGCACGAGCAGGCATGTGCGTACATGGCCATGGGCTACGCCCAGTCCACCGGCGCTCTCGGCGTGTTCAGCGCCGTGCCAGGTCCTGGAATCCTCAATGCCTCCGCGGGGTTGCTCACCGCGCTGGGGACAAGTACACCTGTCCTGTGCCTGACCAGTGAAATTCCCTCGGACTACATGGGCCGGGGTTTCGGCCACGTGCACGAGATGCCGAGTCAGATCGCGACCCTGCGCACGGTGACCAAACGCTCCGACAATGTCATGCACCCCTCGCATGCAAAGAGAATCCTGGCGCAGGCAATCCACGCGGCGCGTTCCGAGCGGCCCGGCCCGACTGTGGTGGCGGCTCCGTGGGACGTACTCGGCCGAGAAGCGCCTGCTGCTCATGTCCTGCCGATGGCGCTCGACAATACTGCTGTCGATCCAGTGGAGATCGCATCGGCCGCCGAGCTTCTCGCCGGCTCGAATCGCCCAGTCATTCTCGTCGGGGGCGGAGCACGTGAGGCCAGCGCGACCATCCGTGCGCTGGCAGAACACCTCCAGGCCCCGGTCATCGCTTTCCGGAGCGGAAAGGGTGTCGTCGGGGAATCGTCTCCCCTGAGTTTCACGTGCGCTGATGGGTACGACCAATGGCGTGAATCCGACCTGGTCCTCACCATCGGCACGAAGGCCGAGCTGCTGTGGTTCCGGTGGCCGAAAAAATCGCACGCGGTGCCGAGCATCAACATCGACATCGACCCGGCGTCACACATCCGACTGGAACCGACCGTCGGCATCACCGCGGACTCCGACGACGCGGCCTCCGCCCTCCTCACGCAACTTCGGAGCACGACGTCCCCCCGCGTCGATCGGCGTTCTGAGCTCGCGCAATACAAGCGCGACAAGGCCATCGAGATCGATGCGTGGCTGCAGCCCCACCGTGATTATTTGGCGGCGATCCGTCGGGCCCTTCCCGACGACGGGTTCTTCGTCGAAGAGGTATCCCAGATCGGGTTCTCGTCGTATTTCTCCTTCCCTGTCGACGAGCCCCGCCGTTTCATCACCTGCGGACATCAGAGCAATCTGGGATTCGGGTTCCCCACCGCGCTCGGAGTCAAAGCGGGCAACAGGAATTCGGTGGTCGTGTCGGTCACCGGCGACGGCGGGTTCCAATTCAGCATCCAGGAATTGGCGACTGCAGTTCAGTACCGACTGGGAGTGATCGTCGTCGTCTTCGACAACGGAGCATTCGGCAACGTCAAGGCCGATCAACACCGCCTGTTCGGGCGTGAGGTCGGGTCGACACTGCATAATCCGGACTTCGAAGCCCTCGCACTGGCCTACGGCGCCCACGTCGCCAGGGCCGAGACCCCGGACGAACTCGAGAGGGCGATCGTCACTGCCTCGGCCAGCGATCTCCCCACTGTCATCGTCGTTCCGATGCCGCTCGACTCGAACGTCACACCCTGGCGCTACCTGGTGCCGGCTCCGCATGATTTGTGA
- a CDS encoding IclR family transcriptional regulator: MIDSVRSNAERWWQDDMAEVESDSSITPTVGVLPRAAAIIDAVEIQPRSTTDLACLLGLSSSTVYRLVSEMVRYSFLRRADDGLIHPGDRYTSSLLNDVAKRVLERLREVTEETAQLWVPRGNDRLCTVSVDSRHVLRAVGPVGTAVPMTLGSASHVLSGDLDSDRSARERGWWEAMEERTPGLGSVSAPVRKDGRIIAAVCVAGPVQRIDTTPGQMWGSAVLDAARDIEKSLAP; the protein is encoded by the coding sequence ATGATCGACAGCGTCCGATCGAACGCGGAGAGGTGGTGGCAAGACGACATGGCCGAAGTCGAGTCGGATTCGAGTATCACTCCGACGGTGGGAGTCCTGCCACGTGCCGCTGCGATCATCGATGCAGTGGAGATCCAACCACGTTCGACCACGGACCTGGCATGCTTATTGGGTCTGTCGTCATCCACGGTGTACCGGCTCGTGAGCGAGATGGTGCGCTACTCGTTTCTTCGACGTGCCGACGACGGATTGATTCATCCAGGAGATCGCTATACCAGCTCACTCCTGAACGACGTTGCGAAACGGGTGCTCGAGCGACTGCGCGAGGTCACCGAGGAGACCGCGCAATTGTGGGTTCCACGTGGGAACGACCGACTGTGCACCGTCAGCGTGGACTCCCGTCACGTGTTGCGGGCGGTGGGGCCGGTAGGAACTGCCGTACCGATGACTCTCGGCTCCGCGAGCCATGTCCTGTCGGGGGATCTCGATTCCGACCGCAGTGCCCGCGAGCGCGGATGGTGGGAAGCCATGGAAGAGCGGACCCCGGGACTCGGATCCGTGAGTGCACCTGTGCGAAAAGACGGGCGCATCATCGCCGCAGTATGTGTCGCCGGTCCCGTCCAGCGTATCGACACGACGCCGGGACAGATGTGGGGGAGCGCCGTGCTCGACGCCGCCCGCGACATAGAGAAGTCGCTCGCGCCCTGA
- a CDS encoding APC family permease: protein MTTDRPTTDTPAHDHRLRRGSLGTLGVTFFVISAAAPLTAMAGGAPVAMLLGNGPGVPGAYVLAAVTLLVFAIGYTAMARHHTSTGAFYSYVTRGLRQQFGGAAAYLALISYNAMQIGLWGLFGAATSGFVTDEFGVTIEWWVYVLIGIAAVAVLGYRQIDLSVKVLSVLVAAEFLVVLGLAIVIAIKGADYGAAPLEITPLTPGALTSGSLPIALLFCFASFVGFEATAIYSEEAKDPARTVPRATFLSVVTIGSVYAVVTFLMVNGAGSANIPDAVAKLADPTTFIFELSNGYIGPWYTTIMRALFVTSVFAAVLAFHNAVARYTYALGREGLLPDRAGRTHARHRSPHVGSLAQSVLAVLIVVLFALTAKDPVLALFTWLTNLGTLGVIALMAASSFAIVAFFARHRELDRNVLRTVVAPIIAGIALLGILAYAVANFELLISSGGALVWVLPGLLVLVALLGVGASFVLKSKSRRRYADMGRHRE, encoded by the coding sequence ATGACCACTGACCGTCCCACGACCGACACACCCGCTCACGACCACCGGTTACGCCGAGGATCTCTCGGCACACTCGGTGTCACCTTCTTCGTCATCTCGGCGGCCGCGCCACTGACCGCCATGGCAGGAGGAGCGCCCGTGGCGATGCTTCTCGGTAACGGGCCGGGGGTGCCTGGCGCCTACGTCCTCGCCGCGGTCACCCTGCTGGTGTTCGCGATCGGTTACACCGCTATGGCCCGCCATCACACCAGTACCGGTGCGTTCTACTCCTATGTCACCAGAGGGCTGCGTCAGCAATTCGGCGGGGCAGCAGCGTATCTGGCGCTGATCAGCTACAACGCCATGCAGATCGGCCTGTGGGGACTGTTCGGCGCCGCCACCAGTGGGTTCGTCACCGACGAGTTCGGCGTCACCATCGAGTGGTGGGTATACGTGCTCATCGGGATCGCAGCGGTCGCGGTACTCGGATATCGGCAGATCGATCTCTCGGTGAAGGTGCTGTCGGTGCTCGTCGCCGCGGAGTTCCTGGTCGTCCTCGGCCTCGCGATCGTCATCGCGATCAAGGGCGCCGACTACGGCGCCGCGCCCCTCGAGATCACCCCGCTCACGCCGGGCGCACTGACCAGTGGCTCGCTGCCCATCGCGCTGCTGTTCTGCTTCGCGTCCTTCGTCGGTTTCGAGGCCACCGCCATCTACAGCGAAGAGGCGAAGGACCCTGCACGCACCGTTCCTCGCGCGACGTTCCTGTCCGTGGTCACCATCGGGTCCGTGTACGCCGTCGTGACGTTCCTGATGGTCAACGGTGCGGGATCGGCGAACATCCCCGATGCCGTGGCGAAGCTGGCGGATCCGACGACGTTCATCTTCGAACTGTCGAACGGCTACATCGGACCCTGGTACACGACCATCATGCGCGCACTGTTCGTGACCAGTGTGTTCGCCGCGGTGCTGGCCTTTCACAACGCCGTGGCGCGGTATACCTACGCCCTGGGGCGCGAGGGGCTGCTGCCCGATCGCGCCGGCAGAACCCATGCGCGCCATCGCAGTCCGCACGTCGGATCGCTGGCGCAGTCCGTCCTGGCTGTCCTGATCGTGGTTCTGTTCGCTCTCACGGCGAAGGACCCCGTGCTCGCCCTGTTCACGTGGTTGACCAACCTGGGCACGCTCGGAGTCATCGCCCTGATGGCCGCGTCGTCTTTCGCCATCGTGGCGTTCTTCGCTCGCCACCGCGAACTCGACCGCAACGTTCTCCGCACCGTGGTGGCGCCGATCATCGCCGGCATCGCGCTGCTCGGCATCCTCGCGTACGCCGTCGCCAACTTCGAGCTCCTCATCAGCTCGGGTGGCGCTCTCGTCTGGGTGCTGCCCGGTCTGCTCGTGCTCGTCGCACTGCTCGGTGTAGGGGCGTCGTTCGTCCTGAAGTCGAAGTCCCGTCGGCGATACGCCGACATGGGTCGGCACCGAGAATGA
- a CDS encoding primary-amine oxidase, with translation MSIGPVTVDHPLSLATAEEIASVRDILASADLLTPRTRFVYVGLVEPDKSALRDSDALPDRRYRAMLLDPTIPRSIDAVVSVTHARLISHQELDTATAGQLPVLDEEFDLVEALLANDERWLTALGARDVDVAQVRVAPLSAGVFDYPGEEGKRILRGLAFLQTHPGDHPWAHPIDGLVAFVDVAAREVLQVHDHGAVPIPMESGNFDDPDVTGPARTTQKPIEITQPEGPSFTVTGNLVEWEKWSLRIGFDAREGLTLHQIGFTDGGRVRPIVHRASIAEMVVPYGDPSPVRSWQNYFDTGEYLVGRYANALELGCDCVGDITYFDAVVADELGNARTLRNAICMHEEDFGILWKHTDQWAGSSETRRQRRLVISFFTTIGNYDYGFFWYLYLDGTIEFEVKATGIVFTSAHAGGDYPYGSEIAPGLGAPYHQHLFSARLDMTVDGDRNSVEEIEAARVPISAQNPHGNAFTLQKTLLRNETEAQRLADNSVGRLWHIVNPGVTNRLGHPVAYALFPEGKPTLLADPSSSVAARAAFATKHLWVTRYDPAEMYASGDFVNQHPGGSGLPAYVAGNRTVENDDIVLWHTFGLTHFPRPEDWPIMPVDYTGFTLKPVGFFDRNPTLDVPASGKHCHG, from the coding sequence ATGTCGATCGGTCCCGTCACTGTCGACCACCCGCTGTCCCTGGCCACGGCCGAGGAGATCGCATCGGTCCGTGACATCCTCGCCTCCGCGGACCTGCTCACGCCTCGCACCCGCTTCGTCTACGTGGGCCTGGTCGAGCCCGACAAGTCGGCACTACGAGACAGCGATGCCCTGCCGGACCGTCGGTACCGGGCGATGCTGCTCGATCCCACCATTCCTCGATCGATCGATGCGGTCGTCTCGGTGACGCACGCTCGACTGATCTCGCACCAGGAGCTCGACACCGCGACCGCCGGGCAGCTTCCCGTGCTCGACGAGGAGTTCGACCTCGTCGAGGCGCTGCTCGCGAACGACGAGCGATGGTTGACGGCATTGGGCGCACGCGACGTCGATGTCGCCCAGGTCCGTGTCGCGCCCCTGTCCGCCGGAGTGTTCGACTATCCCGGCGAGGAGGGCAAGCGCATCCTGCGCGGCCTGGCCTTCCTGCAGACGCACCCCGGCGACCACCCCTGGGCCCACCCCATCGATGGGCTCGTAGCCTTCGTCGACGTCGCTGCCCGCGAGGTTCTGCAGGTGCACGACCACGGGGCGGTGCCGATCCCCATGGAATCAGGCAACTTCGACGATCCCGACGTCACCGGGCCGGCGCGCACCACGCAGAAGCCGATCGAAATCACCCAGCCCGAGGGGCCCAGTTTCACCGTGACCGGCAACCTCGTCGAGTGGGAGAAATGGTCGCTCCGTATCGGATTCGACGCTCGTGAGGGTCTGACGCTGCACCAGATCGGCTTCACCGACGGCGGTCGGGTGCGGCCCATCGTCCACCGGGCCTCGATCGCCGAGATGGTCGTTCCGTACGGAGACCCGTCACCGGTACGGAGCTGGCAGAACTACTTCGACACCGGCGAATACCTCGTGGGCCGCTACGCCAACGCACTCGAACTCGGCTGCGACTGCGTCGGCGACATCACCTACTTCGACGCTGTCGTCGCCGACGAGCTCGGCAACGCTCGCACCCTGCGCAATGCCATCTGTATGCACGAGGAGGACTTCGGCATCCTGTGGAAGCACACCGACCAGTGGGCGGGATCGAGCGAAACAAGACGTCAACGGCGACTGGTGATCTCGTTCTTCACCACCATCGGCAATTACGACTACGGGTTCTTCTGGTACCTCTACCTCGACGGAACCATCGAGTTCGAGGTCAAGGCCACAGGAATCGTCTTCACCTCGGCTCACGCCGGCGGCGACTACCCCTACGGCTCGGAGATCGCGCCCGGACTCGGCGCTCCCTACCACCAGCACCTGTTCAGTGCACGCCTGGACATGACCGTCGACGGCGACCGCAACAGCGTCGAGGAGATCGAGGCCGCCCGCGTTCCCATCAGCGCACAGAACCCGCACGGAAACGCCTTCACTCTGCAAAAAACGTTGTTGCGCAATGAGACAGAGGCGCAACGCCTGGCCGACAACTCAGTGGGACGGCTCTGGCACATCGTCAATCCCGGTGTGACGAACCGCCTCGGACACCCCGTGGCCTACGCACTGTTCCCCGAGGGGAAGCCCACGCTGCTCGCCGACCCGAGCTCCTCGGTGGCAGCCCGTGCCGCGTTCGCCACGAAGCACCTGTGGGTCACCCGGTACGACCCGGCGGAGATGTACGCCTCAGGTGACTTCGTCAACCAGCACCCCGGCGGCTCAGGGCTTCCCGCCTATGTCGCCGGCAATCGCACTGTGGAGAACGACGACATCGTTCTCTGGCACACCTTCGGGCTCACGCACTTTCCTCGACCGGAGGACTGGCCGATCATGCCCGTCGACTACACCGGTTTCACGCTCAAGCCCGTCGGCTTCTTCGACCGCAACCCCACTCTCGACGTCCCCGCTTCCGGAAAACACTGCCACGGCTGA
- a CDS encoding hydroxymethylglutaryl-CoA lyase, which produces MSRVHITDVFLRDGLQDEDCIVTTSDKLEVLDRIVECGITTAEITSFVSPTLVPQMADAADVVAGAPRPSSARFSALALNGRGVRRAAKTEIDIIQVVTSASASHSRANAGRPWIDAVRDMGAVIAQYTDRVFVGGISTSFVCPFEGEIPINRLVEVCRRMADTGVSALGLADTLGVATPDHVIRATEAVRDALPGLTIALHLHNAQDQALVTAVRAFREVGIEHFDSALAGFGGCPFAPGAHGNLATEDLVRTFHAAGIPTGIDEELLHQAAGLAREVVAGAAPLPAS; this is translated from the coding sequence ATGTCGCGCGTTCACATCACCGATGTCTTCCTACGCGACGGTCTGCAGGACGAGGACTGCATCGTCACCACTTCCGACAAGCTCGAGGTGCTCGACCGCATCGTCGAGTGCGGAATCACGACTGCGGAGATCACGTCCTTCGTCTCACCGACTCTGGTACCGCAGATGGCCGACGCGGCCGATGTGGTGGCAGGAGCGCCGCGGCCGAGTTCAGCACGGTTCAGTGCACTCGCGCTGAACGGCCGCGGGGTACGGCGGGCAGCGAAGACCGAGATCGACATCATCCAGGTCGTGACGTCCGCGAGCGCCTCCCACAGCCGAGCCAACGCCGGCCGACCGTGGATCGATGCTGTTCGGGACATGGGGGCCGTCATCGCGCAGTACACCGACCGGGTGTTCGTCGGCGGAATCAGCACGTCGTTCGTCTGCCCCTTCGAGGGGGAGATTCCGATCAACAGACTGGTCGAGGTGTGTCGAAGGATGGCCGACACCGGAGTCAGCGCGCTCGGTCTGGCCGACACACTCGGAGTGGCGACACCCGACCATGTCATCCGAGCAACCGAGGCCGTACGTGATGCGCTACCCGGACTCACGATTGCCCTCCACCTGCACAACGCACAGGATCAGGCCCTCGTCACCGCTGTTCGCGCGTTTCGTGAAGTCGGTATCGAACACTTCGACAGTGCGCTCGCAGGCTTTGGGGGGTGCCCGTTCGCACCCGGCGCCCACGGCAACCTGGCGACGGAAGATCTCGTACGAACCTTTCACGCTGCCGGCATCCCGACCGGAATCGACGAAGAACTTCTGCATCAGGCCGCAGGACTTGCCCGCGAAGTCGTGGCAGGCGCAGCGCCGCTGCCCGCCTCGTGA